In Nocardia sp. NBC_01327, the genomic stretch CCTTCCCACGCACCGAAATCCGTCTCGATCAGGCCGTCGAGGACGCGGACCGGAAGGCCGAGCGCCCGCCCGGCCGCCTCAGCGGTCTCCCGTGCCCGGCCCAGTGGCGAGGACACGATCGCGGCGATATTCCCCTTGTTCGCAAGCATTTTCGCGGCCGCGGCCGCCTGTGCGCGCCCCAACTCCGTCAGCGGCGGATTACCCCGGCCCGAATAGCGCCGTTCCACCGACAGTTCCGTCTGCCCATGCCGCAGCAGCAACAAACGCGTCGGCTTCCCCATCGCCCCGGTCCAGCCAGGCGCCGAATCCTTAGCGCCTGATGCCGATCCCGCGCCGGCCGACAATCCAGCATCGGACGAGGCTGCGGCTGATGATCCCGCGTTGGCCGAGGTTGCAGCCGACGATCCCCCATCGGCCGAGGTTGCAGCCGATGATCTCGCGTCGGCGGAGGTTGCGGCCGATGATCTCGCGTCGGCGGAGAGTGCGGCCGATGATCCCGCGTCGGCGGAGAGTGCGGCCGATGATCCCGCGTCGGCGGAGAGTGCGGCCGATGATCCCGCGTCGGCGGAGAGTGCGGCCGATGATCCCGCGGCCGCTCGAGCGGGACTCGAGGCGGTGTCGATCGGTGACGAGAATGCCTCCGCGCGTGCCGATTCCACGGCGAGGTCGGCCGGTGACAGCAGTGCCGTGCGCACCTCGTCGACGGTGGGCGCGTCGTCCATGGCTTCATTGGCGAGGCGGTCGGCGTGTGAATTCTCCGCGCGCGGAATCCAGGCGAAGCTCACCCGGTCGAATCCGGCGACGAGTCGGCGCGCGCGATCGGCCAGCGGAATCATGGACGGGTGCTTGACCTTCCAGCGCCCGGACAGCTGCTCCACCACCAGCTTGGAGTCCATCCGCACCGAAACCTCACGCGCCCCCAACTCGGCGGCGGCCTCCAGCCCGGCGATCAACCCCCGATACTCGGCAACATTATTGGTAGCGACCCCGAGAAATTCCTTCCGCTCGGCCAGCACCTGCTGCCGATCGGCATCCCACACCACCGCGCCGTACCCGGCCGGCCCCGGATTCCCCCGCGACCCGCCATCGGCCTCGATGATCACCTTGTCCACCACCGCTACACACCCTCCATAGGTCTGGAAGTCGCTACCGCAACCACGACACCACCGCCGAGCCGCATGCCCGAATCGATCGCCGCACCCTGCACTGTCCCACGCCGCCCACCCGGCACGAGCCGAGCACCGCTGCGGACGGTTCCGCGCTCTCTGCGAGCGACCATAGTCGGCAACGACCACCGCCCCGGATTGCAGGTCGGCCGGCAGCTCCGGCAGGTGGCTCGAGTCGCGCCGCGAGGACCTCGGCGCACCCGTCCCACAGTCGGACACGTGACCGCCATGCCGCACAGCTCCCGCCGGTGCTCGAGTCCTGAATCGAGCACCTCGGCGCCTTCGACCATGCGGCGCACCGAACCGGCTCAGCTGATCGCCGAGGCGGGTTATGTCCGGGTGCGGCGGAGTCCGGACGGAGACCTGGCGGCAGGTTGGCGGTGGCCTTCGTCGATCAGAGGCCGGAGTGCTTGGTGCGCACCAGGATTGCGTTGCATTCGGGGCAGCGGACGACCACGTTGGGGGCGGTCTGGGTGATGCGGGAGATTTCGCCGCGGTCGATTTCGATGCGGCAGGCGCCGCAGCGGCGGGCCTGCAGGAGGGCGGCGCCGATGCCGGTGGAGGCGCGCTGCTTCTCGTAGGCGGCGATCAGGTCGGCGGGGAAGGACGTGGACAGCGCGTCGCGGTCGGAATTGCAGCGCTGCTGGGCCACGGCCAGATCGGCCACGGCGTCGTCGCGGCGGCGCTGGGCGTCGATCAGATCGGTTTCGGCCTGGTCGAGGTTGGCGCCGGCGTGCGCGTGATCGGCGGCGGCGGCCTCGCGGCGCTCCATCACATCGATCTCGTCGTCCTCGAGCACCTTGCGGCGGCGCTCCAGGCTGGTGAGCTCGTGCTGCAGCTCCGAAAGCTGCTTGGCGCCCACCGAACCGGAGGTCAGCATGGTGCGGTCGCGATCCTCACGCTTGCGGACGGCGTCGATCTCGCCCTCCAGCTTGCGGATATCGCGGTCCAGATCGTCGATGAGGATCTGCACCTTCACGGCCGCGTCCTTGCGGGATGTCCGCTCGGTCTCCAGCCGCTGCACCTCCTGCTCCTCGGGCAGCACCTTGCGGCGATGCTCGATCCGGGTCAGCTCGGCGTCGACAGCGGCGAGGTCGAGCAGCTTGGACTGGATCGAAGGTTCGGCATTCAACGCGGAGTGTCTCCTGGACGCTATGGACGGTTCAAGACTGCCAGCGTACCCGCCCGAACAGGCCCGATCGGCCAACCCCGCATCTAGCTGGACATTCGATCGTGAAGGCCGGAAATCCCCGGGCGCGTGACGGGGGAAATATGGCAGGGTCGGTGCATGGGAGAGCACACATATGAGGTCGACGTCACGTGGTCGGGCGCGACCACCGGCTACCGCTCCTACTCACGCGACCATGAGGTGAATGCACCCGGTCGCCCGCCGATTCCCGGGACCGCCGATCCGAAATTCCGCGGCGACAAGAGCCGGTGGAATCCGGAACAGCTGCTGGTCGCGGCGCTGTCGGAGTGTCACATGCTCTGGTATCTGCATCTGTGCGCCGAGGCCGGGGTGGTGGTGACCGAGTATCGCGACAGCGCGATCGGGACCATGGACGACGAGCGATTCCAGCGCGTCACCCTGCGCCCTGCCATCACGGTGACCGAGCCCGGCATGCTCGAGACTGCCGAGCGATTGCATGCGGACGCGCACAAGAAATGCTTCATCGCCAATTCGGTGAATTTCCCGGTGGGGCACGAGCCGACGATTGTCGCCGGGGCGTGAAATCCGGCCTGAGCGGTCAATTTTCGCGGCAGGGCGTCAAATATTGACGGTCTGCGGCGGTTTTCGACCGCTCAGGCCGGTCACACTCACGCTCAGGCCGGTGTCACTCAGCAGCGCCGATACTCCAGGGATCCGTCCGCACGCCCGACACCCGCGTCTCCACCCCCGGCAATGCCGCGCGCACGACTCCCTCAGCCTGTGTGCACCAAGGGAATTCGGTGGCCCAGTGGGCGGCGTCGATCAGTGCGGGCCCACCGGCACGCAGATGTTCATCG encodes the following:
- a CDS encoding zinc ribbon domain-containing protein is translated as MNAEPSIQSKLLDLAAVDAELTRIEHRRKVLPEEQEVQRLETERTSRKDAAVKVQILIDDLDRDIRKLEGEIDAVRKREDRDRTMLTSGSVGAKQLSELQHELTSLERRRKVLEDDEIDVMERREAAAADHAHAGANLDQAETDLIDAQRRRDDAVADLAVAQQRCNSDRDALSTSFPADLIAAYEKQRASTGIGAALLQARRCGACRIEIDRGEISRITQTAPNVVVRCPECNAILVRTKHSGL
- a CDS encoding bifunctional RNase H/acid phosphatase, which codes for MDKVIIEADGGSRGNPGPAGYGAVVWDADRQQVLAERKEFLGVATNNVAEYRGLIAGLEAAAELGAREVSVRMDSKLVVEQLSGRWKVKHPSMIPLADRARRLVAGFDRVSFAWIPRAENSHADRLANEAMDDAPTVDEVRTALLSPADLAVESARAEAFSSPIDTASSPARAAAGSSAALSADAGSSAALSADAGSSAALSADAGSSAALSADARSSAATSADARSSAATSADGGSSAATSANAGSSAAASSDAGLSAGAGSASGAKDSAPGWTGAMGKPTRLLLLRHGQTELSVERRYSGRGNPPLTELGRAQAAAAAKMLANKGNIAAIVSSPLGRARETAEAAGRALGLPVRVLDGLIETDFGAWEGLTFPEAAQQDPELHARWLGDPSVPPPGGESFDQVRERIEAVRRDLVSLYPGANVLVVSHVTPIKMLLQLALGVGPEILYRLHLDLASLSIAEFYSDGGSSVRLANDTSYL
- a CDS encoding OsmC family protein yields the protein MGEHTYEVDVTWSGATTGYRSYSRDHEVNAPGRPPIPGTADPKFRGDKSRWNPEQLLVAALSECHMLWYLHLCAEAGVVVTEYRDSAIGTMDDERFQRVTLRPAITVTEPGMLETAERLHADAHKKCFIANSVNFPVGHEPTIVAGA